From a single Miscanthus floridulus cultivar M001 chromosome 8, ASM1932011v1, whole genome shotgun sequence genomic region:
- the LOC136477250 gene encoding mitochondrial carrier protein MTM1-like isoform X1 — MVGCSRGSLPTWMTAAAARVDLSAGVTPSHQGSSSPSPSSSGPAPAAGADQELGMFERALSAAGAAFVSAIIVNPLDVAKTRLQAQAAGVLYHQPAQMAALGPDACFQILSEFRCSPSCTRGLVLGSEPVCPPDCFQYKGTLDVFLKVVRQEGFSRLWRGTNAGLALAVPTVGIYLPCYDIFRNGIEDFTRSNAPGLTPYVPLVAGSVARSLACIACSPIELARTRMQAYKEFRPGVKPPGMWKTLVGVLSPLASSSQNVQNYRVLWTGVGAQLARDVPFSAICWSTLEPIRRKLLGLVGEEGNAASVLGANFAAGFVAGSLAAGATCPLDVAKTRRQIEKDTEKAMRMTTRQTLTEIWRSGGMKGLFTGVGPRVARAGPSVGIVISFYEVVKYALHQRHTS, encoded by the exons ATGGTGGGCTGCTCTCGGGGCTCCCTCCCCACCTGgatgaccgccgccgccgcgcgggtCGACCTCTCTGCCGGCGTAACGCCTTCGCACCAGGGCTCGTCCTCTCCGTCCCCCTCTTCCTCGGGTCCCGCTCCGGCCGCGGGGGCGGACCAGGAGCTCGGGATGTTCGAGCGCGCGCtctccgccgccggcgccgccttcGTCTCAGCTATCATCGTCAACCCTCTAGATGTCGCCAAG ACGAGGTTGCAGGCCCAGGCGGCAGGGGTGCTGTACCACCAGCCTGCCCAGATGGCGGCGCTTGGCCCGGATGCG TGTTTCCAGATCCTGTCTGAATTCAGATGCTCTCCTTCATGCACACGTGGTCTTGTATTAGGAAGTGAGCCAGTATGTCCTCCTGATTGCTTCCAGTACAAGGGAACACTTGATGTATTCTTGAAAGTGGTCAGACAG GAGGGTTTCAGTAGACTATGGAGAGGAACAAATGCAGGCTTAGCATTAGCTGTACCCACT GTTGGGATATACTTGCCTTGTTATGATATATTCCGCAACGGGATTGAGGATTTCACAAGAAGTAATGCTCCTGGCTTGACACCATATGTGCCGCTAGTAGCAGGATCTGTTGCACGTTCGTTAGCATGTATTGCTTGTTCTCCAATTGAGCTGGCAAGGACGCGTATGCAG GCATATAAAGAGTTTCGTCCTGGCGTAAAGCCTCCTGGAATGTGGAAAACCTTGGTTGGTGTTCTCTCACCACTTGCGAGTTCAAGTCAGAATG TACAAAACTATCGTGTTCTGTGGACTGGGGTGGGTGCACAACTTGCTCGAGATGTTCCTTTCTCCGCTATATGCTGGTCAACTCTTGAGCCT ATTCGAAGAAAACTGCTTGGTCTTGTTGGAGAAGAAGGCAATGCAGCTAGTGTATTGGGAGCAAATTTTGCTGCTGGTTTTGTAGCAGGCAGTCTTGCTGCTGGTGCTACATGCcctctggatgttgcaaaaacaaGGAGACAGATAGAG AAAGATACTGAGAAGGCAATGAGGATGACTACAAGGCAAACATTAACTGAGATATGGAG GTCTGGAGGCATGAAAGGGCTGTTCACAGGCGTCGGCCCACGTGTTGCACGTGCTGGTCCATCAGTTGGTATTGTCATTTCCTTCTACGAGGTTGTCAAGTATGCTCTTCATCAAAGGCACACCTCATGA
- the LOC136477250 gene encoding mitochondrial carrier protein MTM1-like isoform X2, translated as MVGCSRGSLPTWMTAAAARVDLSAGVTPSHQGSSSPSPSSSGPAPAAGADQELGMFERALSAAGAAFVSAIIVNPLDVAKTRLQAQAAGVLYHQPAQMAALGPDAILSEFRCSPSCTRGLVLGSEPVCPPDCFQYKGTLDVFLKVVRQEGFSRLWRGTNAGLALAVPTVGIYLPCYDIFRNGIEDFTRSNAPGLTPYVPLVAGSVARSLACIACSPIELARTRMQAYKEFRPGVKPPGMWKTLVGVLSPLASSSQNVQNYRVLWTGVGAQLARDVPFSAICWSTLEPIRRKLLGLVGEEGNAASVLGANFAAGFVAGSLAAGATCPLDVAKTRRQIEKDTEKAMRMTTRQTLTEIWRSGGMKGLFTGVGPRVARAGPSVGIVISFYEVVKYALHQRHTS; from the exons ATGGTGGGCTGCTCTCGGGGCTCCCTCCCCACCTGgatgaccgccgccgccgcgcgggtCGACCTCTCTGCCGGCGTAACGCCTTCGCACCAGGGCTCGTCCTCTCCGTCCCCCTCTTCCTCGGGTCCCGCTCCGGCCGCGGGGGCGGACCAGGAGCTCGGGATGTTCGAGCGCGCGCtctccgccgccggcgccgccttcGTCTCAGCTATCATCGTCAACCCTCTAGATGTCGCCAAG ACGAGGTTGCAGGCCCAGGCGGCAGGGGTGCTGTACCACCAGCCTGCCCAGATGGCGGCGCTTGGCCCGGATGCG ATCCTGTCTGAATTCAGATGCTCTCCTTCATGCACACGTGGTCTTGTATTAGGAAGTGAGCCAGTATGTCCTCCTGATTGCTTCCAGTACAAGGGAACACTTGATGTATTCTTGAAAGTGGTCAGACAG GAGGGTTTCAGTAGACTATGGAGAGGAACAAATGCAGGCTTAGCATTAGCTGTACCCACT GTTGGGATATACTTGCCTTGTTATGATATATTCCGCAACGGGATTGAGGATTTCACAAGAAGTAATGCTCCTGGCTTGACACCATATGTGCCGCTAGTAGCAGGATCTGTTGCACGTTCGTTAGCATGTATTGCTTGTTCTCCAATTGAGCTGGCAAGGACGCGTATGCAG GCATATAAAGAGTTTCGTCCTGGCGTAAAGCCTCCTGGAATGTGGAAAACCTTGGTTGGTGTTCTCTCACCACTTGCGAGTTCAAGTCAGAATG TACAAAACTATCGTGTTCTGTGGACTGGGGTGGGTGCACAACTTGCTCGAGATGTTCCTTTCTCCGCTATATGCTGGTCAACTCTTGAGCCT ATTCGAAGAAAACTGCTTGGTCTTGTTGGAGAAGAAGGCAATGCAGCTAGTGTATTGGGAGCAAATTTTGCTGCTGGTTTTGTAGCAGGCAGTCTTGCTGCTGGTGCTACATGCcctctggatgttgcaaaaacaaGGAGACAGATAGAG AAAGATACTGAGAAGGCAATGAGGATGACTACAAGGCAAACATTAACTGAGATATGGAG GTCTGGAGGCATGAAAGGGCTGTTCACAGGCGTCGGCCCACGTGTTGCACGTGCTGGTCCATCAGTTGGTATTGTCATTTCCTTCTACGAGGTTGTCAAGTATGCTCTTCATCAAAGGCACACCTCATGA
- the LOC136473473 gene encoding hydroxyproline O-galactosyltransferase HPGT1-like, translating to MQIREGPARRQAPSAAGALRSPMSAMMLAMFATMASFYVAGRLWQDAQNRVYLIKELDRRTGQGQSAISVDDTLKVVACRQQGKRLASLEMELAAAKHEGFVGKYNPETNGTRSAKKPLIVIGIMTSFGRKNYRDAVRKSWLPTGSMLKKLEEEKGIVVRFVVGRSANQGDTFDREIDEENRSTKDFLILDDHIESDEELPKKTKSFFANAADTFDAAFYAKVNDDIYINVDTLSAMLETHWDKPRVYIGCMKSGEVFSDSTHKWYEPDWWKFGDGKSYFRHAAGEMFVISRAIAQFISINKSVLRTYAHDDVSVGSWMIGLAVKHVNEAKLCCSSWPSGAMCSAL from the exons ATGCAGATCCGGGAGGGCCCGGCGCGGCGGCAGGCGCCGTCCGCCGCGGGGGCGCTGCGGTCGCCGATGTCCGCCATGATGCTCGCCATGTTCGCTACCATGGCCTCCTTCTACGTCGCCGGACG ATTGTGGCAGGATGCTCAGAACAGAGTTTATCTCATTAAGGAGCTCGACAGACGAACAGGCCAG GGGCAATCAGCAATATCTGTGGATGATACCTTGAAGGTTGTTGCATGCAG GCAGCAAGGGAAGCGGTTGGCATCGCTTGAGATGGAGCTGGCTGCAGCAAAGCATGAAGGTTTTGTTGGCAAATACAATCCTGAGACAAATGGAACTCGTTCTGCGAAAAAGCCACTGATTGTTATTGGAATAATGACTAGCTTTGGGAGGAAAAACTATCGTGATGCTGTCAGGAAATCTTGGCTTCCGACAG GTTCAATGCTGAAGAAACTTGAAGAAGAAAAAGGCATTGTAGTACGTTTTGTTGTTGGAAGGAG TGCAAATCAAGGAGATACTTTTGATAGGGAGATTGATGAAGAAAATAGGAGCACCAAGGATTTCTTGATCTTG GATGATCATATAGAGTCAGATGAAGAGCTTCCTAAGAAGACAAAAAGTTTCTTTGCCAATGCAGCAGATACATTTGATGCTGCATTTTATGCTAAGGTCAATGATGATATATACATAAATGTTG ATACTTTGAGTGCAATGCTCGAAACTCACTGGGACAAGCCCCGTGTCTATATAGGCTGCATGAAATCGGGCGAGGTTTTTTCTGACTC AACCCATAAGTGGTATGAACCAGACTGGTGGAAATTTGGTGATGGGAAATC GTATTTCCGACACGCTGCTGGTGAAATGTTTGTCATATCAAGGGCCATAGCTCAGTTCATTTCTATAAACAA GTCCGTTCTCCGGACATATGCCCATGATGATGTTAGTGTAGGATCGTGGATGATTGGCCTTGCTGTGAAGCATGTAAATGAAGCAAAACTGTGTTGTTCATCGTGGCCCTCAG GTGCAATGTGTTCAGCGCTATAA